Proteins encoded by one window of Streptomyces sp. NBC_01477:
- the trhA gene encoding PAQR family membrane homeostasis protein TrhA, whose amino-acid sequence MIAEDPKPPAPDRGPQRGRSTTTDALPAPGELPAGTSARRPNSAAHPDGGADPVAALVKPKLRGWLHAGMFPLALMGGVVLVVLAHSASVAAACSVYAASALLLFGTSAVYHRGDWGPRGEAVLRRLDHANIFLIIAGTYTPLAALLLPERRQVVLLSLVWAGAAAGIAFRVWWIRAPRWLYTLCYIALGWAAVFYLPAFAHTGGTAVVALVITGGLLYTAGALVYGLKRPDPWPRWFGFHEVFHALTIAAFAAHYTAILLAAT is encoded by the coding sequence ATGATCGCCGAAGACCCCAAGCCACCGGCACCTGACCGTGGACCCCAGCGCGGACGCAGCACCACGACCGACGCTCTGCCCGCCCCCGGTGAACTGCCCGCCGGTACGTCCGCCCGGCGGCCGAATTCCGCGGCCCACCCGGACGGCGGGGCGGATCCGGTGGCAGCCCTGGTGAAGCCGAAGTTGCGCGGATGGCTGCACGCGGGCATGTTCCCGCTCGCACTGATGGGCGGCGTCGTCCTGGTCGTGCTGGCGCACTCGGCAAGCGTCGCCGCGGCGTGCTCGGTGTACGCGGCCTCGGCGCTGCTGCTGTTCGGTACGAGCGCGGTGTACCACCGCGGGGACTGGGGACCGCGGGGGGAGGCGGTTCTGCGCCGGCTGGACCACGCCAACATCTTCCTGATCATCGCCGGTACGTACACGCCCCTCGCGGCACTGCTGCTGCCCGAACGTCGGCAAGTGGTGCTGCTGTCCCTGGTGTGGGCCGGGGCCGCGGCCGGCATCGCGTTCCGCGTCTGGTGGATCAGGGCACCGCGCTGGCTCTACACCCTGTGCTACATCGCGCTGGGCTGGGCCGCGGTCTTCTACCTGCCCGCCTTCGCGCACACCGGCGGCACCGCGGTTGTCGCCCTCGTCATCACCGGCGGCCTGCTCTACACCGCGGGCGCCCTCGTCTACGGCCTCAAACGCCCCGACCCCTGGCCGCGCTGGTTCGGCTTCCACGAGGTCTTCCACGCACTCACCATCGCCGCCTTCGCAGCGCACTACACGGCCATCCTCCTGGCAGCCACATGA
- a CDS encoding PP2C family protein-serine/threonine phosphatase, producing MTPEGPDRNSGGPSCPPGGASRQTRATTLAGTLSAAEAAAPVESLDVVALMLKQRLGAVSVSFLITDFTGSSVVRLGAAGSIGTGEPARRIRLRGTLYDDVIRTQQPATESDGEGALVRIVAPVTNRGDAIGLLELFLPAAPDAEVMREISETAHALAYIVIANRSFTDVYQWARRTTPLSLAAEIQHRLLPASLACEAAQFAVAGALEPADHVGGDTFDYVIDRDAVQLSVTDAMGHDVAAALLATLVVSALRRARRAGASLLEQALQADLALREHGQRGYVTGQLLRISLLDGGTEFVNAGHPWPLRMRDGHVQQIAPEIDMPFGVRIPHSYRVQRLDLRPGDRLVMLTDGMLERNAADPDLSDLIVRTRVLHPREAARTLIAAIVDANQARLKDDATVICLDWHGTGHFERDAATGADLTNASQPSGVKGAAPGR from the coding sequence ATGACACCGGAGGGACCGGACAGGAACAGCGGCGGTCCCTCCTGTCCTCCAGGCGGCGCAAGCCGCCAGACCAGGGCGACGACGCTGGCAGGGACACTGTCCGCGGCGGAGGCCGCAGCCCCCGTGGAGTCGCTCGATGTGGTCGCGCTCATGCTGAAGCAGCGTTTGGGGGCCGTGTCGGTGTCGTTCCTGATCACCGATTTCACCGGCAGCTCAGTCGTACGGCTCGGAGCCGCGGGCAGCATCGGGACCGGTGAGCCCGCCCGGCGCATTCGGCTGCGGGGCACCCTGTACGACGACGTGATCCGCACGCAGCAGCCGGCCACGGAGTCCGACGGCGAGGGGGCGCTGGTGCGGATCGTCGCTCCGGTGACGAACCGCGGGGACGCCATCGGGCTCCTTGAGCTGTTCCTGCCCGCGGCGCCTGACGCGGAGGTGATGCGGGAGATCAGCGAGACCGCACACGCGCTGGCGTACATCGTCATAGCGAACCGCTCGTTCACCGACGTGTACCAATGGGCCCGCCGCACCACCCCGCTGAGTCTGGCCGCGGAGATCCAGCACCGGCTGCTCCCGGCCTCGCTGGCGTGCGAGGCCGCGCAATTCGCGGTCGCCGGCGCCTTGGAGCCCGCCGACCACGTTGGCGGCGACACCTTCGACTACGTCATCGACCGGGACGCCGTCCAGCTCTCCGTGACCGATGCCATGGGGCACGACGTCGCCGCCGCGCTGCTCGCCACCCTCGTGGTGAGTGCCCTGCGCCGGGCCCGGCGGGCAGGCGCAAGCCTCCTCGAACAGGCCCTCCAGGCCGACCTGGCCCTGCGCGAGCACGGGCAGCGGGGCTACGTCACCGGCCAACTGCTGCGGATCAGCCTGCTCGACGGCGGGACCGAGTTCGTCAACGCCGGCCATCCCTGGCCGCTGCGGATGCGGGACGGCCACGTGCAGCAGATCGCTCCCGAGATCGATATGCCGTTCGGCGTCCGCATCCCCCACAGCTACCGGGTCCAGCGGCTCGACCTGCGGCCCGGAGACCGGCTGGTGATGCTGACGGACGGCATGCTGGAACGCAACGCCGCGGACCCGGACCTGTCGGACCTGATCGTCCGCACTCGCGTGCTGCATCCCCGCGAGGCCGCCCGTACCCTCATCGCGGCGATCGTCGACGCCAATCAGGCCCGTCTGAAGGATGACGCGACTGTCATCTGCCTGGACTGGCACGGCACCGGCCACTTTGAGCGGGACGCCGCCACCGGCGCCGACCTCACCAACGCGTCACAACCATCAGGGGTGAAAGGGGCCGCCCCAGGGCGATGA
- a CDS encoding glycoside hydrolase family 127 protein has protein sequence MSQSKPTSPGPAGPVRPGPGGALRPVAAADITGGFWHGRREVNARVGIPQGPDLLESAGNLQNLRLAAGTAEGAIRGDLPFMDSDVYKWLEAAAWQLGASAAPVEAGSAATPGLAADVDRIIALVADAQQPDGYLNTWFQVTADGRRYEDLRWGHELYCAGHLIQAAVAHHRATGGKELLDVAVRFADHLDSVFGRGRQIDGFDGHPEVETALVELYRETGERRYLDLAGYFVERHGHGLLGGEAYCQDRTPLRVQENVEGHAVRQLYLLAGAADLAAETGDAGLLAACERLWAAMVATKTHITGGLGAHHDEEDFGDPYELPNERAYCETCAAVASVHFSWRMALLTGEARYSDLIERTLFNGFLAGVSLDGASWLYVNPLQVRDGHTDTGGDQSSRRTRWFRCACCPPNVMRLLASLEHYIASTDAGGLQVHQYATGRYAGDMAGDPLVVSAHTDYPWSGTVRLTIEECPLDRPWTLSLRIPQWSTGHRISVTGSEAAPATVDAGWLRLEGRWTPGDEVTLELATAPRLVAAHPRVDAVRGCVAVERGPLVYCLEGVDNPGGLDDVVIDTTRPLLAEPRPELLGGVITVTAAGYRRTPPDCGWWPYRDLDGPDRTSARHTTSQDLAVALTAVPYYAWANRHGGPMRVWIPTG, from the coding sequence ATGTCCCAGAGCAAACCGACATCACCTGGCCCTGCCGGGCCCGTGCGGCCGGGGCCCGGGGGCGCCCTGCGTCCCGTTGCGGCGGCCGACATCACGGGCGGTTTCTGGCATGGCCGCCGTGAGGTCAACGCCCGTGTCGGGATTCCGCAGGGGCCGGACCTGCTGGAGTCGGCCGGGAACCTGCAGAACCTGCGGCTGGCGGCAGGCACGGCCGAAGGAGCTATCAGGGGCGACCTGCCCTTCATGGACTCCGACGTCTACAAGTGGCTGGAGGCCGCCGCCTGGCAGCTCGGCGCGTCGGCCGCTCCTGTCGAGGCCGGCTCGGCTGCCACGCCCGGGTTGGCCGCCGATGTGGATCGGATCATCGCGCTGGTCGCGGATGCCCAGCAGCCCGACGGCTATTTGAACACCTGGTTCCAGGTGACCGCGGACGGCCGCCGCTACGAGGACCTGCGCTGGGGGCACGAGCTGTACTGCGCCGGTCACCTCATCCAGGCCGCGGTCGCCCACCACCGGGCGACCGGCGGCAAGGAACTGCTGGACGTGGCGGTCCGGTTCGCCGACCACCTGGACTCCGTCTTCGGCCGCGGTAGGCAGATCGACGGCTTCGACGGCCACCCCGAGGTCGAGACGGCGCTGGTCGAGCTGTACCGGGAGACCGGAGAGCGGCGCTACCTGGATCTGGCGGGCTATTTCGTGGAACGCCACGGCCACGGCCTGCTCGGCGGTGAAGCGTACTGCCAGGACCGGACGCCGCTGCGAGTCCAGGAGAACGTCGAGGGCCACGCGGTGCGCCAGTTGTACCTGCTGGCCGGTGCCGCGGACCTGGCCGCGGAGACCGGGGACGCCGGACTGCTGGCGGCGTGCGAGCGGCTGTGGGCGGCCATGGTGGCCACCAAGACCCACATCACCGGCGGACTCGGCGCCCATCACGACGAGGAGGACTTCGGCGACCCGTACGAACTTCCGAACGAGCGTGCCTACTGCGAGACGTGCGCCGCCGTCGCATCTGTGCACTTCAGCTGGCGGATGGCGCTGCTCACCGGGGAGGCCCGCTACAGCGACCTGATCGAGCGCACACTCTTCAACGGCTTCCTCGCCGGAGTCTCGCTGGACGGCGCGAGCTGGCTGTACGTCAATCCGCTCCAGGTCCGCGACGGCCACACCGACACCGGCGGCGACCAGTCCTCCCGCAGGACCCGGTGGTTCCGCTGCGCCTGCTGCCCGCCCAACGTCATGCGGCTGCTCGCCAGCCTGGAGCACTACATCGCCTCCACCGATGCGGGCGGCCTGCAGGTCCACCAGTACGCCACCGGCCGATACGCCGGCGACATGGCCGGTGACCCGCTTGTTGTGAGCGCTCACACGGACTATCCCTGGTCGGGAACCGTGCGGCTCACCATTGAAGAGTGTCCCCTGGACAGGCCGTGGACCCTGTCCCTGCGCATCCCCCAGTGGTCCACCGGCCACCGGATCTCGGTGACGGGATCGGAAGCCGCGCCCGCCACCGTGGACGCCGGCTGGCTGCGGCTGGAGGGACGGTGGACCCCGGGTGACGAGGTCACGCTCGAACTGGCCACCGCACCGCGGCTGGTGGCGGCCCACCCCCGCGTCGACGCCGTCCGCGGCTGCGTCGCCGTCGAACGCGGGCCACTCGTGTACTGCCTGGAGGGCGTCGACAACCCTGGTGGGCTGGACGACGTCGTCATCGACACCACCCGGCCGCTTCTGGCGGAGCCACGCCCCGAACTACTGGGCGGCGTCATCACGGTGACGGCCGCAGGGTACCGGCGCACCCCACCCGACTGCGGCTGGTGGCCCTACCGCGATCTCGACGGGCCGGATCGCACCTCCGCTCGGCACACCACGTCCCAGGACCTGGCGGTGGCCCTGACCGCCGTCCCCTACTACGCCTGGGCCAACCGGCACGGCGGACCCATGCGGGTGTGGATACCCACTGGCTAG
- a CDS encoding LacI family DNA-binding transcriptional regulator yields MTETDRRPRPGRVTLTDVAVVAGVSVGTASKALSGNGRMRPETRDRVLEAARRLDFQPNEQARALLAGRTWTVGLITTDGIGRFSTPVLLGAEDALGAGKISVLLCDTRGDAIRERHYVQTLLARRVDGIIVTGRRTDPRPPLRGLQDVPTVYALAPSEDPADMSVASDDEGGARLAVEHLIGSGRQRIAHVSGPAHHAAARLRAGLTQDLLARAGLELSGGQVYFGDWSEAWGRRAARSVLRAAPGTDAFFCGNDQIARGVTDTLREEGRHVPDDTAVIGYDNWDTMALASRPPLTTIDMNLGEIGRIAALRLLDAIDGTTAGGVRTVPCQLVIRDSA; encoded by the coding sequence GTGACAGAGACTGATCGGCGCCCGCGTCCGGGGCGGGTGACACTGACGGATGTGGCCGTGGTGGCGGGCGTCAGCGTGGGTACGGCGTCCAAGGCGCTGAGCGGCAACGGCCGTATGCGTCCTGAGACCCGCGATCGGGTGCTCGAGGCGGCACGGCGCCTGGACTTCCAGCCCAACGAGCAGGCCCGGGCGCTGCTGGCAGGGCGTACCTGGACGGTGGGACTGATCACCACCGACGGAATCGGCCGTTTCAGCACGCCGGTGCTGCTCGGCGCGGAGGACGCGCTCGGCGCCGGCAAGATCTCCGTCCTGCTGTGCGACACCCGTGGCGACGCGATCCGCGAACGCCACTACGTGCAGACCCTGCTGGCCCGTCGGGTGGACGGCATCATCGTCACCGGACGGCGTACGGACCCCAGGCCGCCGCTGCGGGGCCTGCAGGACGTCCCGACCGTCTACGCGCTGGCCCCGTCGGAGGATCCCGCGGACATGTCGGTGGCCAGCGACGACGAGGGCGGGGCCCGGCTGGCCGTGGAGCACCTGATCGGCTCGGGGCGGCAGCGCATCGCACACGTGTCCGGCCCGGCCCACCACGCGGCGGCCCGTCTGCGCGCGGGGCTCACCCAGGACCTGCTCGCCCGTGCAGGCCTCGAACTCTCCGGCGGGCAGGTGTACTTCGGCGACTGGAGCGAGGCCTGGGGACGGCGAGCCGCCCGAAGCGTACTTCGCGCCGCGCCGGGAACCGACGCTTTCTTCTGCGGGAACGACCAGATCGCCCGAGGCGTCACCGACACGCTCCGCGAGGAAGGACGGCACGTTCCCGACGACACCGCCGTCATCGGCTACGACAACTGGGACACCATGGCGCTTGCCTCGCGTCCCCCGCTCACCACGATCGACATGAACCTGGGCGAGATCGGCCGCATCGCCGCCCTGCGGCTGCTGGACGCCATCGACGGCACGACGGCCGGCGGTGTCCGGACCGTTCCCTGCCAGTTGGTCATCCGTGATTCCGCTTGA
- a CDS encoding Dps family protein: MRLHALNDLHLTLKHIHWNVVGPHFIAVHEMLDPQVDRVRAMADDVAERIAALGGVALGTPGALVGNRTWDDYSIGRQDAIAHLGALNLVYTGVIEAVREAVEATGEIDPATEDLLIGQLRDLEQFQWFVRAHLETTGGTLLTDGAKTEKGAADKASG; this comes from the coding sequence ATGCGGCTGCACGCCCTGAACGACCTCCACCTGACGCTGAAGCACATCCACTGGAATGTCGTCGGGCCCCACTTCATCGCCGTCCACGAAATGCTCGATCCCCAGGTGGACCGAGTCCGTGCCATGGCCGATGATGTCGCGGAGCGCATCGCCGCACTCGGCGGGGTCGCCCTGGGCACCCCCGGCGCCCTGGTCGGCAACCGGACCTGGGACGACTACAGCATCGGCCGCCAGGACGCGATCGCCCACCTCGGGGCTCTCAACCTGGTCTACACCGGCGTCATCGAAGCCGTCCGCGAGGCGGTCGAGGCGACAGGTGAGATCGACCCGGCCACGGAGGATCTCTTGATCGGGCAGCTCCGCGACCTGGAGCAGTTCCAGTGGTTCGTCCGCGCGCACCTGGAGACCACCGGCGGCACTCTGCTCACCGACGGTGCCAAAACCGAGAAGGGCGCCGCCGACAAGGCGTCCGGCTGA
- a CDS encoding right-handed parallel beta-helix repeat-containing protein, which produces MKEPAFSSRPSRRHALTGLGVAAGAVLATALPAAPAAALVQTGTLPVLQPTDDWATVLAATPQVQLQSGATYTLTKPVELPSGCSIQGNGATVTVAADATGALTATGRTGVTITRVRFLGRATSPLNTAASFPHVAVALSRSTDVRISDCDFVNWRGAGITVRGSTADDYFAYHVKLDGNTFHNCYFGVSVTDRSEYCQLTRNTFSYCRLAIWNSAGNWTIDSNTVVGCYGAYYSFALTSPYGALSSDNWAHGCLVGNTFNHSNGGAKQLWNGNTAFPIGNSTQDPGSGVVVDGVLPPTFTGNALWYTDLTATGLAGTRWLLSGCTFSNLTITCTGTTPVALAGTQSNGAANAPVLRGNVKDLLASLY; this is translated from the coding sequence GTGAAGGAACCCGCTTTTTCGAGCCGCCCGTCCCGCCGCCACGCCCTGACCGGTCTGGGCGTCGCCGCGGGAGCGGTGCTCGCCACCGCCCTGCCGGCCGCCCCGGCCGCAGCCCTCGTCCAGACCGGCACGCTGCCCGTGCTGCAGCCCACCGACGACTGGGCGACGGTGCTCGCGGCCACCCCCCAGGTGCAACTGCAATCAGGCGCGACCTACACCCTCACCAAGCCCGTCGAGCTGCCCAGCGGCTGCAGCATCCAGGGCAACGGCGCCACCGTCACCGTCGCCGCCGACGCCACCGGGGCCCTCACCGCCACCGGCAGGACCGGCGTCACGATCACCCGCGTGCGCTTCCTCGGCCGGGCCACCAGCCCCCTCAACACCGCCGCCTCCTTCCCGCACGTCGCCGTCGCGCTGTCCCGCAGTACCGACGTGCGTATCAGCGACTGCGACTTCGTCAACTGGCGCGGAGCCGGCATCACCGTCAGGGGGTCAACCGCCGACGACTACTTCGCCTACCACGTCAAGCTGGACGGCAACACCTTCCACAACTGCTACTTCGGGGTATCCGTCACCGACCGCAGCGAGTACTGCCAGCTGACCCGCAACACCTTCAGCTACTGCCGCCTGGCCATATGGAACTCCGCCGGCAACTGGACGATCGACAGCAACACGGTCGTCGGTTGCTACGGCGCGTACTACTCCTTCGCGCTGACCAGCCCCTACGGTGCGCTCAGCAGCGACAACTGGGCCCACGGCTGCCTGGTCGGCAACACCTTCAACCACTCCAACGGCGGCGCCAAGCAGCTGTGGAACGGCAACACCGCCTTCCCCATCGGAAACTCCACCCAGGACCCTGGAAGCGGCGTCGTCGTCGACGGCGTCCTGCCGCCCACCTTCACCGGCAACGCGCTCTGGTACACCGACCTGACGGCGACCGGCCTCGCCGGCACCCGCTGGCTGCTCTCCGGGTGCACCTTCTCCAACCTCACGATCACGTGTACCGGCACCACTCCGGTGGCCCTGGCCGGCACGCAGTCCAACGGCGCCGCGAACGCCCCCGTCCTGCGCGGCAACGTCAAGGACCTCCTGGCCTCTCTCTACTGA
- a CDS encoding sugar ABC transporter substrate-binding protein: MRHTRFAIAAVAACTTLAGVTACGGSGGGSSSSAASGTYTFWDPYPQFDGSSAWAKLVAACGTKAGVNVKRTAYDTTELGNKALLAAQQGNAPDVMLVDNPVVSTLVQAEILNKMSDVGVSTTSIQANIIGAGTLDGSSYGIPIGANTLALYYNKNVLDAAHVDPASVKDWDSLTAALQKVKAAGRKGITFSAIGTEEGSFQFLPWFWGAKGDLTHLDNSDGQAALTLWKNWVSQGLAPNDVLSNTQTTSWQEFATGQYAFGENGTWQLANAKKTGFPYGVISIPARAGGAAPAPTGGEFVTVPVQKDTARYKVSAKIVACLTDSPNLLATDTTLSYIAPTGVVQSRQTTADPELKPWTEAVAAARGRTSDGLGVRYPVISQQLWTAVQSALSGSKSPQAALKAAQSAADSHKD; encoded by the coding sequence ATGAGACACACACGCTTCGCCATCGCTGCCGTCGCGGCCTGTACCACTCTGGCCGGGGTCACCGCCTGCGGCGGCTCCGGCGGCGGCTCGTCCTCGTCCGCCGCGTCGGGGACCTACACCTTCTGGGACCCCTACCCGCAGTTCGACGGTTCCTCGGCGTGGGCGAAGCTGGTCGCGGCGTGCGGCACCAAAGCGGGCGTCAACGTCAAGCGCACCGCGTACGACACCACCGAGCTGGGCAACAAGGCCCTGCTTGCGGCCCAGCAGGGCAACGCCCCTGACGTGATGCTCGTGGACAACCCGGTGGTGTCCACCCTGGTGCAGGCCGAGATCCTCAACAAGATGAGCGACGTCGGTGTGTCGACCACGTCGATCCAGGCCAACATCATCGGCGCCGGCACCCTGGACGGTTCGTCCTACGGCATCCCCATCGGGGCCAACACCCTCGCGCTGTACTACAACAAGAACGTACTCGACGCCGCCCACGTCGACCCTGCCTCGGTCAAGGACTGGGACTCCCTGACCGCGGCACTGCAGAAGGTCAAGGCCGCGGGCAGGAAGGGCATCACCTTCTCCGCGATCGGCACCGAGGAGGGCAGCTTCCAGTTCCTGCCCTGGTTCTGGGGCGCCAAGGGCGACCTGACCCACTTGGACAACTCCGACGGGCAGGCCGCACTGACGCTGTGGAAGAACTGGGTCTCCCAGGGACTGGCTCCCAACGACGTGCTGAGCAACACCCAGACCACCAGCTGGCAGGAGTTCGCCACCGGCCAGTACGCCTTCGGGGAGAACGGCACCTGGCAACTTGCCAACGCCAAGAAGACCGGCTTCCCCTACGGTGTGATCAGCATCCCCGCCCGCGCCGGGGGCGCCGCTCCGGCGCCGACCGGGGGAGAGTTCGTGACGGTGCCGGTGCAGAAGGACACGGCACGGTACAAGGTCTCGGCGAAGATCGTCGCCTGCCTGACCGACAGCCCGAACCTGCTGGCGACCGACACCACCTTGTCCTACATCGCCCCCACCGGCGTGGTGCAGAGCCGGCAGACCACCGCCGACCCGGAACTGAAGCCCTGGACAGAGGCAGTGGCGGCCGCCCGTGGGCGGACCAGCGACGGCCTGGGCGTGCGCTATCCGGTGATCTCCCAGCAGTTGTGGACGGCGGTGCAGTCGGCGCTTTCCGGGAGCAAGAGTCCGCAGGCGGCGCTGAAAGCCGCGCAGTCCGCGGCTGACAGCCACAAGGACTGA
- a CDS encoding carbohydrate ABC transporter permease, translating into MTSRVFRSRRNTVIGVVLTAVMLFPVYWMVNVSLTPQQDMRKSPPDLLPLHPTFTGYRAVLDDQLPYLWVSLLIGLGTVALTLVLSAPAGYAMAKLRPRGGGLVGLVLLIAQMIPGIVMAMGFYGIFLNLGIMNTWWGLVVADSTIAVPFGVMIFTAFMSGIPDELISAAKVDGANAWRTFTSVVLPVSRNAVVTVSLFSFLWAWSDFVFANTLDSGGGMRPITLGIYKYIGNNNQEWNAIMATAVVASIPAAALLVVAQRYVAAGVTAGAVKD; encoded by the coding sequence ATGACATCCCGCGTGTTCCGCTCCCGCCGCAACACCGTCATCGGCGTCGTCCTGACCGCGGTCATGCTCTTCCCGGTCTACTGGATGGTCAACGTCTCGCTCACCCCGCAGCAGGACATGCGCAAGAGCCCGCCGGACCTGCTCCCGCTGCACCCCACCTTCACCGGCTACCGGGCCGTCCTCGACGACCAGTTGCCCTACCTGTGGGTGAGCCTGCTGATCGGTCTGGGCACCGTCGCGCTGACCCTGGTGCTGTCCGCGCCGGCCGGCTACGCGATGGCCAAGCTCCGCCCGCGCGGCGGAGGCCTGGTCGGACTGGTGCTGCTGATCGCCCAGATGATCCCCGGGATCGTGATGGCGATGGGCTTCTACGGCATCTTTCTCAACCTCGGCATCATGAACACCTGGTGGGGACTGGTCGTGGCCGACTCCACCATCGCCGTGCCCTTCGGCGTGATGATCTTCACCGCTTTCATGTCCGGGATACCGGACGAGCTGATCTCCGCGGCCAAGGTCGACGGCGCCAACGCCTGGCGCACCTTCACGTCCGTCGTCCTCCCGGTCTCACGCAACGCGGTCGTGACGGTCTCGCTGTTCAGCTTCCTGTGGGCCTGGTCGGACTTCGTGTTCGCCAACACCCTCGACAGCGGCGGCGGGATGCGCCCCATCACGCTCGGCATCTACAAATACATCGGCAACAACAACCAGGAGTGGAACGCCATCATGGCCACCGCCGTCGTGGCCTCCATCCCCGCGGCCGCCCTGCTGGTCGTCGCCCAGCGCTACGTCGCCGCCGGCGTCACCGCGGGAGCGGTCAAAGACTGA
- a CDS encoding carbohydrate ABC transporter permease has protein sequence MEPGTGREQARSRPRHTAPGRHGRRTSQLAAWGFLAPVIVYLGAFYAYPLYRNLDLSLRHYTVRSFVQGDAPFSGWDNFRQVIDDPTFGTALRNTMVFTLVSILFQYVLGLGLAVFFHRGFRLAPTLRALFLIPWLLPLIVSASTWSWMLNSESGVVNYALHLTGIGEVDWLTSPHWALTSVIIANIWIGVPFNLVILHSGLQNIPAELYEAASLDGASGWQQFRRITFPLLRPVSAVTVLLGLIYTLKVFDLIWIMTKGGPGDASTTLSTWSYRFGFGSLLPQFGPGAAVGNILIVTALVFGLFYIRLQRSQPA, from the coding sequence ATGGAGCCCGGGACCGGTCGCGAGCAGGCGCGCTCCCGGCCACGCCACACAGCCCCGGGCCGTCATGGTCGCAGGACCTCACAGCTGGCCGCCTGGGGGTTCCTGGCGCCGGTCATCGTGTACCTGGGGGCGTTCTACGCCTATCCGCTGTACCGCAACCTCGACCTGTCCTTGCGGCACTACACGGTGCGGTCGTTCGTACAGGGCGATGCGCCCTTCTCCGGCTGGGACAACTTCCGGCAGGTGATCGACGATCCGACGTTCGGCACCGCCCTGCGCAACACGATGGTCTTCACGCTGGTGTCGATCCTCTTCCAGTACGTCCTCGGGCTCGGGCTCGCGGTGTTCTTCCACCGCGGCTTCCGTCTCGCCCCGACACTGCGCGCGCTGTTCCTGATCCCGTGGCTGCTGCCGCTGATCGTGTCGGCCTCGACGTGGTCGTGGATGCTCAACAGCGAGTCAGGCGTGGTCAACTACGCCCTGCATCTGACCGGCATCGGCGAGGTGGACTGGCTGACCTCGCCGCACTGGGCACTGACCTCGGTGATCATCGCGAACATCTGGATCGGCGTCCCGTTCAACCTGGTCATCCTCCACAGCGGCCTGCAGAACATCCCCGCCGAGCTTTACGAGGCCGCCTCGCTGGACGGCGCGAGCGGCTGGCAGCAGTTCCGGCGCATCACCTTCCCGCTGCTGCGGCCGGTCTCGGCCGTCACCGTACTGCTCGGCCTGATCTACACCCTCAAGGTCTTCGACCTGATCTGGATCATGACCAAGGGCGGCCCAGGCGACGCGTCGACCACCCTGTCCACCTGGTCCTACCGCTTCGGCTTCGGATCGCTGCTGCCGCAGTTCGGCCCCGGAGCCGCGGTCGGCAACATCCTCATCGTCACCGCCCTGGTCTTCGGCCTGTTCTACATCCGCCTCCAAAGGAGCCAGCCGGCATGA